The DNA sequence GGCACTTGGGTCAATGTTGAAATTATCATCTTAAAGCACATCACTTTTCCTTATTGTAGCCTAGCAAGCAGACTACATATTTAGATATTGAAGCTGCATACAAGTGTCTTGAAGAAAGCTATGGTACTAAGCAGGAAGATATCATCCTTTATGGCCAATTTGTTGTAAATGGCCCCACTTTGGACCTTGCTGCTCGGCTACCTCAGTTAAGAGCTGTTGTTTTGCATAGTCCCATGCTCTCTGGCTCAAGAGTCATGTATCCTGTAAAGCGTTCATACTGGTTTGACATACACAAGGTAATATAATTCTGCTCAGTTTTCCTTTTGTATTTACTAGCTTCGATTGTTACATTCATGGATTCTTTAATCTAATATAATACTGTTTTCTGTTGTTTGAGTGCAGAATATTGACAAAATTCCACCAGTCAACTGTCTTGTTCTAATCATTCATGTAAGCATGCTAATCTAAGTGTTTCCTGTTTTATAATCACCCAAGGCTAAAAACGATAATCATATTGATGTTAGATATATGAGACggcttttcatttcttctttaatattcTGCATATTGTCTTATCAAACCATAATTTGATACAGTGGAATTTAAGATCCATATAGGATATAACCTGTTTGTTGGGCTTGAGGCATTTAGAATActatttcctttttctaacTTCTGAATGTCAAGTTGCATCTATAAAATCTTATTTCATCACCAATTTCATCTTTTTTGCTGCCCATTTATGTGATACcctgtattttaattgaatgattatttttttgtaatttaaatattggttctcttattttaaattttatattattttagtagtattattttattatctctaaATGTGGAATTTAATTCAaagtgttttattattattaattataacctATTATTTATTGGccctttatttcaaattattttactgtgggattttactattttattattttattttagctagtcattgtgtaaattattttattcaacttactgttttgaaattatttttgtcgAATTAGTTTTGTGACCCAAGTattgaggattggacctcatttctttccctcagttttttcatttttccctttttcctttttgcccttttttccttttcttcttctcttttctttttcctcttaatTTTTTCCTTTGCCTTCTCCTTCCTCCCACATGAGCCAGCCATCTCCCTCTCCCtgtcattttttttcattagcCCTTGTGCTCCACTGCATGCAGGCGTGAGCGACACCACCCAGCCTATCTTATTAGTCTCCAGCCGGTGAACATCTCCACCCATTTTTAGCCCACCCCGTGCGACCATTAGCTTGCACGCACTGCTAGAAGCCGTGGCCCTTTTTCACTCCAGTGCCGTCGTCGTGTCACCATTGGCCACCACCTCATCGCCACCTTATCACCAATCCACTAGTAACCCAAATCACCGTTCCCTAGCCCTGATCCACCACCGGTGAAGCCCAACCATTTCACTTTCTGATTTGTGCTTTCTAGCTTTCGACTGCCGCCcacgccgccacccacggccaacgcCACTACCAGTAGCTTCACCAACATCCTTAAGCCCTTCACTAGCCATCCCAAGTCTTCGTttatccccattcaaaagttaGGTTTTTGAGACCCACGACCCTTGTCCATTTTGCACTGTTACTTTGTTGTGCCACCACCTCTTGCACCTCCTTGATCctccaaaaaattatattatagtgctgtaagtatttttaaaagaaccttttgagatttcaatatattttacaCTAACAAATCTTTTGTGATCTGGTTGGTTGGGCCAGACGTTGAGTCTGACgagtttgggggtcggttgGTTTGGAGGATGGAGTCGTTTGTGTGATTGGATTATGTTGGGATTTGTTGGCTGTTGAATATATTTGTGTCGTGTcatatacattgcataattgcacgcatgttcatgtttgtaaatgaaaactgggttttcgcataattgcatacatgttcatgtgtatatttgaaatcTAGGTTTTCAtgcgagaaatgattttgggtatgattgaaatgaatggattgaatgATTTGAGAGAGTGGTactgtagggatggtagtagagTCTCGTCTGTGATTCTCGCTTACGGTGCACATGGGAGGGATGGTAACAGAGTCCGGTTTGTGATTTCCGCTTACAGTGCACGAGGTAGGGATGCTGGTAAGCAAGGATGATGTAGAGTctcacctgtgattcccgcctacagtgctttgATAGATGGGAGGTAAAaggaactgtagggatggtggtaagcaggaatAGTGATAGAGTCCCACTTGTGACTCCCACCTATGGTGCACGTAGTAGAAATAgtagtaagcagggatggtggtagtcccgcATGTGAATCCCACCTATAATGTTAATTAGTTATTTAGgccattttttaggaaaatggcTGGGTTTGGATAAATAGATTTATGTGAAccattttatggaaaaatagtagattttgatactgggccattttctgggaaattgATGGAAGTTATTTTAATGaacttgttttgggccaaatgggatttttctcgtgcgttggaaaataatcattttctaggaaaatgaggTTTTGGGTTTCATGCATATTTCTTCATATGCACGCATATTTGTTGttgcataaatgtatttttatctctttggCTGTTTGGTCTATTACTTACCTGTGATACCGTTTCATGGTACTGTAGAATTTGGTGCAAATGAGGATCctgagcctgaggatgtggCTCTGCTGGAGGAGTGATTAGGGATCACTTTCTCATGGGTTGAGATTTATTTCCTGCTTTTCGATATTGTATTTGGTTTTGTTACGTTTTCACTGGATAactgtatttcttttaaaatgttttgctttaagtgaatttgtatttaacaattttggtacttagttgattgactttAACTTATCCGCTGCGTCTTTTGCTTTAcatgtgttgcatgtacacatactTAACACTTGTCTTTGgggtgtgtgacccgtgttgtcatcatcctgacgcctTGATTCCCACATTTCTGTAtgtgagatttgggggcgtcataatTTAGGTTCTGCTCTGGTCCAATTATTTTCAATCAAGTCCGATACAAGTAGTACTGAATCTGTCTTGTGGCCCATGGAGGGGTTCAAATTCTAAGTCCAAACAAAAAGATACCTGTTACAGCAGTAGTACAAATATTTAGACATCTTATATTAGATACGGTTCATAGAAAAGAAGTCACCTTAATGAGAGAGCTAAGGGATAAGTGCTCAAATAGGGCTATGGCATTCATGTTTTCTTTGATTGATCTTGACTTGACTATTTTGGGAATAAGGCAATAGAATAAAGGATCCTTTTAGCTATGTGAAAGGTTGAGGTAGgtcaataaaataagatgaaatgttaTGTGTGTTCTCTATTCAAGTGGTTGAAGTAGCAGAGACTGAAAGTATAGGAGGGGAGAGGATGTGGTCCATCCCCTCAaggtttcttttttgtttcagcTAGGAAAATGCGCCTTGCCAAACTTGGGTTTGCCACTAACTGGAATTACTTTTACCTCaatagtttctttttctttctcaatgaTTTGCATAAAGATTCTCTTACCTCTTGTGATTTGTCTAATTAACCTAGAGCatgattttcagattttaagtttttttgaaGATGGTTGGatactttttatttgtttgcttTCTTATTGGGATTATAGTGTTTAGTGTTTATTGTAGTGATTATAGTGTTTGTTCATTATCTGTGAATACATATTTAGCCTATGACATACATACCATTTTcatagtaatatttttttaaaaaaatttgtaattgatttttttcgGCGACTATAGCTCGTCGGAAATATGATGAGATTTGCAGCAAAATATTCTTTTGGTGAATTAAGCTCTCTAAAGAATGTACTTTTTTGTGGCATTATATTCAGCATTTGCAGCCATTTTAACTCTCTAAAAAAATGGTTCCAACAATTTCAGAGAATCATCACAAATACCCAATGGTGATATTAGCAACCGTAAGGATTTTTCCTCGCATTGGAATTCACTATTAGCAGAGATTTTAACTCGCCAGAAATAAGTTTATTTCTAGCAATTTTTGTTGGTAAAAAGATATCGCAACCAATTTTTGGCAACCAATCCATAGCGAAGATGAATTTGTTGGAATAAATTTTTGCAGCgaaatttcaagtttttacAGCGAATTCGTAGTACTGGAAAAGACCAAATTCCTTGTAGTCTAGGGTACTTACAAGACTCGTTGGATTAGGCTTCCTAGCTCAAAGTCAAACATTTGCGTAATCGAGTGAGGATAAAAAACACTTACATTGCgcaagtttaaatttattttgaactatGGTATTCCACCTCCTTAGATCATGTTACCATACTAGCtcgatcatatatatttttttatttttttatttcttgctgCAACGGTCGAAACTCTCTCTTCCCTTTAAATTTTCTTGccttttctctctgtttctATCTTCCCTTTACTGATTTTGGTCCTCAATTCCCTTTGTCTGGAGATAGATTGCCCCCCAGTTCTCATCTTCTAGAGATCATTTGACACTGATTAATGGGTATGTGTATTGGCTCTGCCTTGGGGTGTACCAATATTCTGGTGTGCAAGGTTAGATTTTATTCTAACTAGATGGGCCATTTATTTGCTTATACTCTTTTAATGTGGAAGTTGTATTCATTTATTTGTCGTTTTAATCATTTCAATGGTTTAGGGTCTGTGTGGGTGCTATGGAAGGGGAggaaaatgaatgaaagaaaaaaaaattgtctaattGAACTTGGGGCTATCATTAGATGCCAATTGTTTCATTTATCATTTTGTGTTTAAAGTTCAAATCTATGGTCGAGTTTTGTGCTAAATTTGCCTGCTGAAAACTTTGTTGTGgtctgaccggtgcaaaactgcaagtgcacagtatcgtagttttatagtaaagtaataagaagagtatcgtcctcagggattggtaccttacttttgccaaataccaaaattatactaatctcaattttatctagaggaatcggtaaggtttttgtagttgcaaataaaactaaatcaactcaaagagaaataagcaaaggaaataaaactgatgtttgaagatcaaattgaatggggaagaaaacttctaggaaatcgatttcacctaattcttcactatgcttttctcatccagctaatttaacttaaacctcttttgtctattagcaaatctctaattcatccaaaagcctctttcgatagtcaattggaattgactcttggttatcaattcacacaagaatatgcaaattcaataatcaagaatgcaatgagatcaatgatttaatgactacataggttcatacaagtctttcgatctctatacttacctatgctgaaatatccaagatctaccctatgattccctctttcgatagcaaatcacaagattacttatcatctaatcaatggccagttaattagaagcaataaattcaggataaatcagataaacaaagagagaattgcattaaattagcatagacaataaagcatagttcggaaataggttacatcggtttcctagaatgaagaaaatttagctcatgctagaaatggaattcaacataaatgaattcaccataattgttctaagaaaatgggaagaagaaaataaacactgaaaaatcctccttacagcctcaactcgtcgtcaaaagctcaggggaacgattcaacgcttttctctcgtccgtgctcgtgtatgattccaacgtacgtgcaataattggaatcccgtctccaaaacaaatgaattgaatccttctagctgtgtttttctgtcccaaagagtgttctccagtcaaaactagcagctctagagtgaaaaatggcttttatatggttcCACGGCGGAAAacataaaatctgtcaaaatacgatgttcgctcgagcggggtgtcgagcgcgcgtcgagcgttcgactctgcctgattttgctcaagcggccaatgtctctgctcgagcgatcttcgtttttcagcaacctgctcgagctccctgtcgagcggcagtcgagcgtttgaatttgcctgaattcgctcgagcggccaaaagcctccgcttgagcgaacttgtaaaatctgcaatatgaaatttagCAAGTCATCATGGTCACGTGTTGCAGGATGAGGGAGAGAGATAAGGTCCTTGAGTTGCAAATTTCTTCAAGATGCTTCTCAGTATAATTTTGATGTTCTTGCTTGGTATGCCTTCCCCCACTCTTCTACTTAACCAATTTTCTTTGTTaaactttaaaaatgaaagagaagaacaaaaaaaaaaaaatgtagattcTTCTGGGTTCGAGAAAGAATATGTGGATACtatcaatttcatttatttgaaAGTTACATTGTAGAAGGATGGCAACTAGAAGGGATATTTAGGGCCCTAAAGGGATAAGACTATATGTTGGAAAGCCCAAATTTGAAGCCTCAAGGGTTGAACTTGGTTCTTTAAAATGAGGGTTGCAAGCCAAGGATTCAACTGACAAACACATGAAGGATATTATAGTGAGTAGATAACACTTCCATCTTATTAGGAAGGTTATCCTACCAGTGTGGTAGAAATTATCAAAGATAGACTCGAAGGGCATTACTTATAGTCACCTTCATGATCCTATAAATAACACTCAAAGGTAAAGCATAAGATTCATTCACATATGCATATCAAGACCACTTCTCTTTAACTTAGGCATCGAAGTCCGATTGGACACCCTGTGCCACCATTCTATTTGTTGCAAGTCATTAGTACaattggtggtgtgaaacacgtCCTTAATAGCAATGAAAGTTGATTGATACATTTGTTTAATTCCAATTTGTTTTGGGATTACACTGTGGTCGCAACTTAATGTTTAGGTTAATGTAACAGAGTTGGTGCATGTTTATTTCCCCTTTCACTTATTGGTTTCCTTGGTTTGATTTGCAGGCATGTGGTTAGCCTTGTTTATCCTTTGTAAGtgggatttttcttttcatggatCCCAGGTAGTTACTCTACTTATGGATTTTAAGGTTTGCATTGTTACTAAGAAATTTAGATCATGTGTTTCGATGGACCTTAATCAATTCAATGGGCGTATATAGTTTAGGGGTGGTGCTACCATGAATGGCCCTAAGCCACGAAGTCATGCTTTTAAGCTAAATAAGAAGGTTTGTCATCTTAGGCTGAAGATTGCTTTGACAGCTCGTGCAACAAAAGGAAGGCATGCATGTCTCTTGTCGCCCATTCccaatattttatatttctggCTTACAGTGATTAGAGTTGTAGCTAGTTAGgaatttaattactaaaacaTCAACATATGTTAAGTTCTTTTGGACCTTGGAGAAAGTAAGAGTTGTCCATAGCTTGTATACATTTTGTCTCTGTCCTTAACTAGTTTAGTTAATAGGTTCTATGCTTGCGTGTTGAAGTATTTGAAATTCCTTGGGTAATATTAGGAAGATTAATGTGAGTTAGTACTAGTCAGTTCAAAGCTTTACCACGCAGATACTTTTGAAGGTTTAGTAAACATTCAGAGTTGGGATGAGGCTGAGATGTCCTCCAAAAATAAGGGAGATGTCTCTGGTGAAGCTCAAATTCTGCTTATCCAAGATCAAGTTTAATACATATGTTCTAATTTTATGGTCAATTTTCAGGAATTCTTGTCAAACAAATGGAGAACACCAAGAAACTTCTATTGGTGGATGGCGGCCCCATAGGTGAAAAGTTGAAGTTGGATACACAAAATCTACATTATGCATATGTGCTGCCATCAATTAGATGATGTTGTTGGCTAATGTTTGTTGCCCATAATTTATAGGCTTTGAAGGTCTATAGCATCTTGCTTCATGACAAACCGCAAAATTATTGCAAAGATGCACAAGCCAATTAGTTGTTAAATAACTCTACTTTACAAGCTACATTCCAGTTTCAAATGAGAATAGGAATTATTTTCCCTTTCATATATagaagaaatggaattcaaaacaTATTTGTATGTTGCTTCTGTCAAAATATGTAGATGCATGGCTGGATAGGCTGGTTTTTCTTGTGTATTGATCGAGTGTCTTCAATTGAGAAATTTGCAATTGAATACTGGTTGTGGAAAGGGCTCAATGTCCTTTGGGGCCCATTGGGCTAACTAATGGACTTCGGTCAATACATCGGACCACTAACCCATAGCCTCCCCATCTCTAGGGTCCAATTTTATCTCAATTACTAAGAATGCAACTGCTTGAGAATCCATTAGGAAGGGGGATATATCGTTTGAGAATAGATAAACCTGCCGTCTCAAAATTTGAATCTCAAATAGGGGATAAGATTGCTATCTGATAATAACAAATGGGTCATGGGCTTTATATATACAAAGAACCTAAGTGCATGGAGATTATCTAATTTCTAACTGCGACTATTGACTTAGGCATATGAGGAGTTCCCACGGACCCTCAACCCACCCTACTCTTTGGTTGTAGGTGATCGTACATGAGTAGTGGTGAAACATGTCCATAATAGTTGGTACCGCCTATGGGACCCTTTGTCCTACAACCAACGTGCTTTTCACATGCCCACTACTAATTGATCACAAGCAACTAGAGACCAAGAGGTATCATCAAGAAATATGGAAGGAAGGCTTGCAAAGATGGAGGAAGTAGTGTAACAGCctgttagaaattcaatggtataatttttatagattttaggaacctcgttaaaactccataagttttcacaattctactaattgcaaaggttttagtttgtcaacatACTCAATGTTATCACCTACTATGGTgccaaaaatgtgattttaattgtttgaagtagttagaagtgtcagaatatgttatggtctacatcactagactcagttgaatatttaggattttatggggcaataactcattttcataatttcgaacGAAATGCCTATTCGGaactgtaaatttatttttagggacacttcggggttgagtcttgctaaacgattttcactgtaagttaatatgaatatttaggatttttcagtactaagtttattatgcatttttttagagttaatagtaacctcgataaacATAGTAAgtatagtgttttcaaaatcacaatgtgaaaTGTCAAAATTAGGTtcgagaagttttatttggacacttggcaagatcttagccacacatagtgaatagtattagacacttggcacaaagaggaaccattagatagatttgtgaaggaaatcaaggtgtaagaTCATGCCACATAAGCAAAACTTTGTTTTAtctaatcaaccaaattgagccagatcaaagagggtttcaaccctagttaaaccctaaatggttggaatctaattgaaaccccaaaagcttggttgaaaccaaaaccctaaacggttttcccaaaccctaaattggccttcaaaccctttttgatccaatttctagcattgtgtttaatcacttgattaaatcactttcacatgctattaacttctcaaatccttgttatggCATCTTTAtctaaccttttaaaccttgaaaatttgattgggctaagaaaaattggatttgggcttgatagcatctcaaaccctaaccaaagcccctttaaaccccaaattgaagcccacttggttgaggaccaccaaggcccacgaatttggccacgttggcaaagcttcttgaagaagcttcctcccccacatggaagaccatccactgcccttggctgcatcCATTAGTGGCTTGAtgtgatggagaaacccacctctTCAACTCCTTACCTCATAGCTTTTGCAAGCAGTCCTTTCCCCtgactattctccactttatatcacatagccacctccaatcaagggtcattcaaacccatatcttccccctccagaatTCTAGAGTCATTTaagacacacttctttccctttaatcacttcttcaccctattcttagagagaaacccaaaagagctctctcaggtAGATTTCTAGGTCTTTTTACGTGAAGATTTtagaccctttgtaagtattttcaaacgatgactccttcataaaagtttttcctctttgagtatagtttccatagatatattatttgtatcattccatcgtgattttttttggtaaaaagtatttttaaccatggaaaggtcattctgagcgtgaaactggagagtatgttttgttttggaatgtttgaccaagctaatggacatatcttgatCCGGaacttttatggagtgttttttaGCATGTTTTTAAGAGCTTTCATTGAAGTTTTGTTGAATgattaaagcttttgatgatatattttcttagatctagaaacttgaaaactggaagtggaaaaacagtttttatttggagaaaatttgaatatttcgtggtttgttCTTACTCTataggctttgatatttttatatgatatcctaagtctcttattttcatgttaggatgttattttgaagatatttagtattagtttca is a window from the Carya illinoinensis cultivar Pawnee chromosome 14, C.illinoinensisPawnee_v1, whole genome shotgun sequence genome containing:
- the LOC122293612 gene encoding alpha/beta hydrolase domain-containing protein 17B-like, whose amino-acid sequence is MSILDTGKSSGKPSKQTTYLDIEAAYKCLEESYGTKQEDIILYGQFVVNGPTLDLAARLPQLRAVVLHSPMLSGSRVMYPVKRSYWFDIHKNIDKIPPVNCLVLIIHVFMREMILGMIEMNGLNDLREWYCRDGSRVSSVILAYGAHGRDGNRVRFVISAYSARGRDAEFGANEDPEPEDVALLEE